The DNA window AAGAAAATGGTTTAGATAATGGATTAATGGCATGTTTCTTTGAGTTATTAAAATCAGAAATGTTTTATGAACAAGAAGAAAAGTATAAGACATTAGAAGAATTAAAAGAAGCAATAGAAGATTATATATATTATTACAATAACAAAAGAATAAAGGGAAAATTAAAAGGATTAACTCCTGCTTCTTAAAGAAGTCAATCCTTATTAGTAAGTTAAATTAATTTGTCCAACTTTTTAGGGTCAGTACATACCATGAAAATACAACAGCCCCCTTTTATATTCTATTTTTTTAATCTTTTATTTAATTCTTTTGATAATTCTTCATAACCTTTCTTTCCTAAAAGGGCAAACATATTTTTCTTATATGATTCTACACCAGGTTGATCAAAAGGATTAACTTCTAGTAAATATCCGCTGATAGCACAAGCTTTTTCAAAGAAATAAATTAAATATCCTATATTAAAAGCTGTAACTTCTGGAATATTAATAACTAAATTAGGAACACCTCCATCTATATGAGCAAGTAAAGTTCCTTCAAAAGCCTTATTGTTTACAAAAGAAAGTCCTTTACCTTCTAAATAATTAAGTCCATCTAAATCTTCAGTTTCTTTTTTAATAATTATGTCTTTATCAGAGTTTTCAACATTCAATATAGTTTCCATTAAATTTCTTCTACCATCTTGAATATATTGTCCCATAGAATGTAAATCAGTAGTTAAATCAACAGAAGCAGGGAAGATACCTTTTTTATCTTTTCCTTCTGATTCTCCATATAGTTGTTTCCACCATTCAGAAATATAATGGAATCTTGGCTCATAGTTAGCTAAAATTTCAATATTGTAGTTTTTCTTATATAGTATATTTCTTATAGCAGCATACTTATAGCAATCATTGTCAGAAAAATCTTTTGAGTAATCTTCTCTTGCTGTTTTAGCTCCATTCATTAAATCATCTATATTTATTCCTGCAACTGCTATTGGAAGTAAACCAACTGCTGTAAGAACAGAGAATCTTCCTCCTACATCATCAGGAATTACAAATTCTTCATAACCTTTTTCATCTGCAAGTTTTTTTAGAGTACCTTTGTTTTTATCAGTTGTAACATAGATTCTGTCTTTTGCTTTTTCTCCATATTTATTCTCTAAAAGTTCTTTAAATACTCTAAAAGCTATTGCAGGTTCAGTTGTTGTTCCTGACTTAGAGATTACATTTACAGAAAAATCTCTATCTCCAATAATTTCTATTAAGTCTTTTAAATATTTTCCTGATATATTTTGTCCTGCAAAGTATATTTCAGGAGCGTTTCTTTTTTCTTTATTTAAAGAGTTAAAGAAACTATGACTTAGACACTCTATAACTGCTCTTGCTCCTAAATATGAACCACCTATACCAATAACAACTAAAACTTCTGAATCAGCTTTTATTTTATCACTGGCTTTTTTAATTCTTGAAAATTCTTCTTTATCATAATTGATTGGTAAATTAAGCCAACCTAAAAAATCATTTCCTGCCCCAGTTTTGTTATGTAACTTAGTTGAAACTTCATCAACTAAAACTTTCATTTGATTTAGTTCATCTTGATTGATAAAATTAAAAACTTTTGAATAATCCAAATTAATCTTTTCCATCTTTCCTCCATAAATTAAATTTTTTTTTATTATATCATTTTTTTCTGAATATTGCTTGACTAAATAAGAATATTGTGATAAATTTAATTAAATAAATAATATTTATATATATACAGTATATACTGTTCTATATAAATATAAAATATTTATATTTCTTTTAAGGGAGGGAACGTTATGGCTACTAAAAAATTAGGCTTAGTACCAAGATTGATTATTGCAATCATTGTTGGTATATTAATTGGGCAATTCTTACCACTTTGGATAGTTAGAATTTTTAAAACTTTCAGTACATTTTTTGGATTATTCCTATCATTCTTTATACCACTTATGATAGTTGGATATGTTGTATCAGGAATAGCAAAACTTACTGAAGGTG is part of the Fusobacterium nucleatum genome and encodes:
- a CDS encoding glucose-6-phosphate isomerase, with amino-acid sequence MEKINLDYSKVFNFINQDELNQMKVLVDEVSTKLHNKTGAGNDFLGWLNLPINYDKEEFSRIKKASDKIKADSEVLVVIGIGGSYLGARAVIECLSHSFFNSLNKEKRNAPEIYFAGQNISGKYLKDLIEIIGDRDFSVNVISKSGTTTEPAIAFRVFKELLENKYGEKAKDRIYVTTDKNKGTLKKLADEKGYEEFVIPDDVGGRFSVLTAVGLLPIAVAGINIDDLMNGAKTAREDYSKDFSDNDCYKYAAIRNILYKKNYNIEILANYEPRFHYISEWWKQLYGESEGKDKKGIFPASVDLTTDLHSMGQYIQDGRRNLMETILNVENSDKDIIIKKETEDLDGLNYLEGKGLSFVNNKAFEGTLLAHIDGGVPNLVINIPEVTAFNIGYLIYFFEKACAISGYLLEVNPFDQPGVESYKKNMFALLGKKGYEELSKELNKRLKK